The Prochlorococcus sp. MIT 1300 genome has a window encoding:
- a CDS encoding hydantoin utilization protein A: protein MLISVLTGFAAGALHVVGGADHLVAMAPSSLKSPAKALKGGMAWGLGHSTGVLLLSGLAILFKDIAQIEKLSTFAEFTVGLLLLVIGALAIRSSLGFYIHSHKHMHDENTSHKHLHMHFRGDKGHLSHSHAATSLGVLHGLAGASHLLAVIPALALPAFGAVLYMTAFLFGSVAAMGAFVLVISNATVYAGRRRFPVIIGLTGGLSVVTGFFWLQKTSALIF, encoded by the coding sequence ATGTTAATCAGCGTCCTTACAGGCTTTGCTGCAGGTGCACTTCATGTTGTAGGGGGTGCCGATCATCTTGTGGCCATGGCGCCAAGCTCTTTAAAGAGCCCAGCCAAAGCATTGAAAGGTGGTATGGCTTGGGGCCTTGGACATTCAACAGGCGTATTGCTTTTGTCAGGACTAGCAATACTTTTTAAGGACATTGCTCAGATTGAAAAACTTTCTACCTTTGCAGAATTTACTGTTGGCTTATTGCTGCTTGTTATAGGTGCTTTAGCTATTAGAAGCTCTTTAGGATTTTATATACATAGTCATAAGCATATGCATGATGAGAATACCTCCCATAAGCATCTACACATGCATTTCAGAGGTGATAAAGGACACCTAAGTCATAGTCATGCTGCTACCAGCCTTGGTGTCCTCCATGGTTTAGCAGGTGCCAGCCATTTGCTTGCAGTTATACCAGCATTGGCTCTTCCTGCGTTCGGGGCAGTGCTATATATGACTGCGTTTTTGTTTGGTTCAGTTGCAGCAATGGGAGCTTTTGTTTTAGTGATTTCTAATGCAACTGTGTATGCTGGAAGAAGGAGATTTCCAGTCATTATTGGACTTACTGGTGGGCTATCAGTTGTAACAGGATTCTTTTGGCTTCAAAAAACTTCTGCTTTAATTTTTTAA
- the sodX gene encoding nickel-type superoxide dismutase maturation protease, protein MFLAKILSGSLRHCRVEGYSMLPTLAPKDIVIFRPTNEQDLSLKEGCLVVVSHPLKPEVLMIKRIYRLTQHGFDLRGDNEVGSIDSRQFGLVNNFCLRGIVEQVFKVQTAQIGPFGSFKKLKQKFFEAKRILLQLIAHQ, encoded by the coding sequence TTGTTTCTTGCAAAGATACTAAGTGGGAGCCTTAGACATTGTCGTGTTGAAGGCTATTCAATGCTGCCAACACTTGCTCCTAAGGATATCGTTATCTTCCGTCCAACAAATGAACAAGATTTATCTCTAAAAGAAGGTTGTTTAGTTGTTGTAAGCCACCCGCTTAAACCAGAAGTATTAATGATTAAACGTATCTACCGATTAACACAACATGGATTTGATCTGAGAGGTGATAACGAAGTGGGAAGTATCGATAGCAGACAATTTGGGTTGGTCAACAATTTTTGCCTGAGAGGTATTGTCGAACAAGTCTTTAAAGTTCAAACAGCTCAAATAGGACCATTTGGTTCATTTAAAAAATTAAAGCAGAAGTTTTTTGAAGCCAAAAGAATCCTGTTACAACTGATAGCCCACCAGTAA